Below is a genomic region from Leptospira venezuelensis.
GGATAAGGCATAGAAGATCCTATCCAAGGAAGAATTGTTAAGCATTTGCTTAAGTATAGCGCCAGTTGAAAAATAGTCAAGCATTTGCTTAAGTATTTTTCCGCGAATTCGGACTCCTCTCGAAAAGCAACGGGGGATATTCTGAAGAATTGATCCGGTGTACCACAGAGCGTAAATTACCGTATAACTACTTATTTACGTAAAAGTATTCGTATTAGTACGAATACCACTCTTCAGGAAGATCTGATATTATTGTCTCATCTCTTTTGGGAACATGCGTATGATTTCTTCGATTCGAAAAACAAAAATTCTATATTCTATTTTCGTTATATCCCTTCTCTCCTGCTCGGAAGGAGGAGGAAATAATTCTCTCGGCTTACTCGCATTATTAGGTGGGACTCAGAGTATTTCTCAAGCCACATGGACTTGGATCAGCGGAAGATCTTCCGATACAGTAGGCGGCGGTTATGGTATAGGTGTCTATGGCACAAAAGGAATCACAGACCCAGCAAATTTTCCCGGCGGACGCCAGGACGCAATGCAATGGACAGATTCCTCTAATCAATTGTGGTTATTCGGTGGTACGGGAAGGGATCCGGGGACAGGTTTCGGACGATTGAACGATCTTTGGAAATTCGATGGGACTAATTGGACTTGGGTAAAAGGATCCAACACAGTCAATGCAAATGGTATCTATGGAACGAAAGGTGTTACCGATCCTACAAATACTCCAGGAGCCAGAATGGGCGGCACTACTTGGGTAGACTCATCTGGAAATCTTTGGCTTTTCGGAGGTTGCGGTAATATAAATAGTTCAGAATGTTTCAGCGATCTTTGGAAGTTCGACGGAACAAATTGGACCTGGGTGGCCGGGCCTAATACTAAAAATACTAACGGAATTTATGGCACAAAGGGTGTTGCAAATTCTGCCAATTTTCCGGGAGGAAGGCAGGGGGCAACAGGATGGATAGACTCATCCGGTACGATATGGATATTCGGAGCAAATGCCGGCCTTGAAGAATCCTTTGGCACTCCATCAACCCTAAACGATCTATGGAAATTTGATGGGACCAATTGGACCTGGGTGGCAGGGCTCAAAACGATAGGTGGTCCCGGAGATGGAAATTGGGGAGCGATAAATGTTCCATCTGCTAGCAATATTCCTTCCTCTAGAGGAGATTCAATATCTTGGGTCGATTCTTCTGGCAATCTTTGGTTATTCGGAGGATCTAGCTACGATGGCAATTGGAATGATGTTTGGAAATTCGACGGAACAAATTGGACTTGGGTAGGCGGTTCCAATACGCCAGATCAAACGGGAGTTTACGGTAAGAAGAACATCACTAGTTCGAATAATATTATAGGCTCAAGAAGTAACGGAACCGGAGGAAAACTGCCGAACGGTAAGATCTGGATTTTTGGAGGCTTCGGAGTAGATTCAACCGGCAATTTCGGTCAATTGAATGATCTTTGGATCTTCGACGGAAAGAAATGGACCTGGAAAGGAGGAACGAATCTCGCAGTGCAAGCAGGCAATTTCGGACCAAAAGGAGAAGCAGGAACTGACTATTATCCAGGAGGTCGCGTCGGGCTAAATGGATGGACGGATTCAAAAGGAAATATTTGGCTCTTCGGAGGACAGGGTATTGACTCAAACGGGAATAATGAATTTCAGAACGATCT
It encodes:
- a CDS encoding Kelch repeat-containing protein, whose product is MISSIRKTKILYSIFVISLLSCSEGGGNNSLGLLALLGGTQSISQATWTWISGRSSDTVGGGYGIGVYGTKGITDPANFPGGRQDAMQWTDSSNQLWLFGGTGRDPGTGFGRLNDLWKFDGTNWTWVKGSNTVNANGIYGTKGVTDPTNTPGARMGGTTWVDSSGNLWLFGGCGNINSSECFSDLWKFDGTNWTWVAGPNTKNTNGIYGTKGVANSANFPGGRQGATGWIDSSGTIWIFGANAGLEESFGTPSTLNDLWKFDGTNWTWVAGLKTIGGPGDGNWGAINVPSASNIPSSRGDSISWVDSSGNLWLFGGSSYDGNWNDVWKFDGTNWTWVGGSNTPDQTGVYGKKNITSSNNIIGSRSNGTGGKLPNGKIWIFGGFGVDSTGNFGQLNDLWIFDGKKWTWKGGTNLAVQAGNFGPKGEAGTDYYPGGRVGLNGWTDSKGNIWLFGGQGIDSNGNNEFQNDLWKVRP